A window of the Thermoleophilia bacterium SCSIO 60948 genome harbors these coding sequences:
- the rfbC gene encoding dTDP-4-dehydrorhamnose 3,5-epimerase — MPAPRLLETQLDGVVLLEPTAHGDERGFLVESYRSDHWREAGIDVEFVQDNHSRSAPGILRGLHFQPGQAKLVRCARGEIFDVAVDLRSGSPTFGEWEGHTLSDGNHRQFFVPAGFAHGFCVTGDEPADVAYKLSCLYDPETEAGIAWDDPDVGVDWPLADPQVSARDAAAPKLAEVRDRLPF; from the coding sequence ATGCCCGCGCCCCGCCTTCTCGAGACGCAGCTCGACGGCGTCGTCCTGCTCGAGCCGACCGCCCACGGCGACGAGCGCGGCTTCCTCGTCGAGAGCTACCGCTCCGACCACTGGCGCGAGGCGGGCATCGACGTCGAGTTCGTCCAGGACAACCATTCGCGCTCGGCTCCGGGCATTCTTCGCGGCCTGCACTTCCAGCCGGGTCAGGCGAAGCTCGTCCGCTGCGCGCGCGGCGAGATCTTCGACGTCGCCGTCGACCTGCGCTCGGGCTCGCCGACGTTCGGCGAGTGGGAGGGCCACACGCTGAGCGATGGCAACCATCGCCAGTTCTTCGTCCCGGCGGGCTTCGCCCACGGCTTCTGCGTCACCGGCGACGAACCCGCCGACGTCGCCTACAAGCTCTCGTGCCTCTACGACCCCGAGACCGAGGCCGGCATCGCCTGGGACGACCCCGACGTCGGGGTCGACTGGCCGCTCGCAGATCCGCAGGTCTCCGCGCGCGACGCGGCGGCGCCGAAGCTCGCCGAGGTCCGGGACCGACTCCCGTTCTGA